The Pimelobacter simplex genomic sequence CGCCGTGCGCATGGTCCGGCGCATCCCCGCCCCGTCCCAGGAGGACTCCCGATGAACCGCGACATCTACGACGACGACCACGAGGCCTTCCGCGCCTCGGTGCGCGAGTTCCTCGAGCGCTCGGTGATCCCGCACGTCGAGGAGCACCAGGCCAAGAAGGGCCTGCCCCGGGAGTTCTGGCTCGACGCCGGCCGCAACGAGCTGCTCGGCCTGGAGATCCCCGAGGAGTACGGCGGCTCCGGCGCCGGCGACTACCGCTTCAACGCCGTGCTCACCGAGGAGCTGAGCAAGGTCACCGCCTCGCTCGCCTCGTGCTGGGGCATCCACGCCGACATCTGCGCGCCGTACCTGGTCGAGCTCGGGACCGAGGAGCAGAAGCAGCGCTGGCTCCCCTCGATCGCCTCCGGCGAGACCGTCCTCGCCATCGGCATGACCGAGCCCTCCGGCGGCTCCGACCTCGCCGGCCTCAAGACCACCGCCGTGCGCGACGGCGACCAGTGGGTGATCAACGGCTCCAAGACGTTCATCACCAACGGCTTCTCCGCCGACCTGATCATCACCGCCGTCCGCACCAGCCCGGAGAAGAAGGCCCGCGGGATCACGCTCTTCGCCATCCCCGCCGACGCCGACGGCTTCAGCCGCGGCCGCAAGCTCGACAAGGTCGGCCAGGACGAGTCCGACACCGCCGAGCTGTTCTTCGAGAACGTCCGCCTCGGCGACGACCACGTGATCGGCGAGGTCGACGGCGGCTTCATCCACATGATGCAGAAGCTCCCCCAGGAGCGCCTCGGCGCCGCGATCTCCAATATTGCCCACGCGAAGCAGATCCTCGTCGAGACCCTGCAGTACACCAAGGACCGCCAGGCGTTCGGCGCCCCGATCGGCACCTTCCAGCACAACAAGTTCCTCCTCGCCGAGCTGTTCACCCAGATCGAGGTCAGCGAGGCGTACGTCGACAAGTGCGTCCTCGCCCACAACGCCCGCGAGCTCACCCCGGTCGAGGCCGCCAAGGCCAAATGGTGGACCAGCCAGGTCCAGAACGAGGTGCTCGACCACTGCGTCCAGCTGCACGGCGGCTACGGCTTCATGAACGAGTACCGCGTCGCCCGCGCCTGGCGCGACGCCCGGGTCACCAAGATCTGGGCCGGCTCGAACGAGATCATGAAGGAGCTCATCGGCCGCGACCTGGGGCTCTGAGCCGCAGGCTCCGCCCCCGCCGACACGCCCTAGGCTGAGCCCGTGCTCTACGAGGTCCTCCACACGGTCGTCCCGCCGCTCGCCCGAGCGGCGTGGCGACCGCGCATCGAGGGCATCGAGAACGTGCCCCTCACCGGCCCGGTCCTGCTCGCGAGCAACCACCTCAGCTTCGCCGACAGCGTGGTCATCCCGATCGTCGCGCCCCGCAAGGTCGTCTTCCTGGCCAAGGCCGAGTACTTCACCGGCTCCGGCCTGCGCGGACGGCTCAGCAAGGCCTGGTTCGAGGGCCTCGGCATGGTCCCCGTCGACCGCACCGACACCCGCGCCGCCCTCAACTCCCTCGACGTCGCCCTCGACGTCCTGGGCCGCGGCGACGCCTTCGGCATCTACCCCGAAGGCACCCGCTCCCGCGACGGCCGCCTCTACCGCGGGCGCACCGGCGTCGCCCAGCTCGCCCTCACGGCCGGCGTACCCGTCGTACCGGTGGGGTTGGTGGGCACCGCCGACCTCCAGCCCGTCGACGCCCGCTGGCCCCGCCTCGCCAAGGTCACCGTCCGCTTCGGCACCCCGCTCGACTTCACCGGCCGGTTCGAGGGCGTCGCACCCGGCCGGGCGCGGCGCGAGGCGACCGACGAGATCATGACGGCGATCCAGGGGCTGACCGGGCAGGAGCCGGCGGGGGTCTACAACGACCTGCCGGTCGAGGCCTGAGGCGGTACGCCGCTACCGGCGCTCGGCGTAGCGCGCCCACTGGGCGTCGACGAACGCCGTGAGCAGGTCCCGCGCCTCGACCGCGCCGTCGTCCTCGAGGCCCGTCGTCCGCCAGCTCAGCAGGTGCTGGCCGTCCCGGACGAGCACTCGGTGCTCGTGCTCGTCGATGGGCTCCTCCTCGTCGATCTCGTGGGTGCGCAGCCCGAACGCGAGCGCCTCGTCACCCAGCGGCGGCGCCGTGTCGCGCACGACGTCGAGGACCACGTACCTCCGGATCAGCTCCGCGGCGAAGCCGTTCGCGCAGTCGTCGATCGCGCGGTCGACGGCGGCGAAGACCTTCGCGGCGTCGTCGCCGGCGTACGTGAGGACCTGGACGTCGCCGTACGGCGAGATCCAGCGCGGGCTCGCCTCCACCCGGTCGCTGTGAACCGGGTGCGGCTCGAGCCTGATGATCGACGACAGCGGCTGGCAGGACTCGGGCGACGCCCGTCGGTCGTCGATGAAGTTGATCCCCGCCTTGCGATTGACCGTGGCGTCCCCGACGGTCGCTCCCACCGGGAGCAGGATGTCCTCGATCTGGTCGACCGACAGCACCCCCGCGGGCTCGGCGGACCGGCCGTCGTCCTCTCCGTCGCCGCAGCCGCCCGCGGCGAGGGCGGCGACGAGGACGAGCGCACGGGCGAGCAGCGGGGCGGGGCGACGACGCATGGGGGCACTCTCTCTCACTCTCACGGGCCGTCCACCGGCAGCGGCGAGACCGGCTTCGTCGTACCGAACGCGAAGGTGGTCTCGATCGAGGCGAGCGACGGGATGCCGCGCAGCCGGTCCCGCACGAACGCCTCGTACGCCGAGAACGACGGGACGACGACCTTCACCAGGTAGTCCTGGTCCCCCGCGAGGAGGTAGGCCTCGACGATCTGGGGCACCCCGCGCAGCTCCTCCTCGACCGCGTCGACGACGTCGGTCCCGTGCGAGGAGAGGGTGAGCCGGACGAAGGCGGTGATGCTCAGCCCGACCGCCTCGGGCGAGACGACGGCGCGGTAGCCGGTGATGACGCCGGCCTTCTCGAGGGCGCGGACGCGGCGCAGGCAGGGGGACGGCGAGAGGCCGACCCGGTCGGCGAGCTCCTGGTTGGTCAGGCGGCCGTCGAGCTGGAGCTCCAGCAGGATGTGGCGGTCGGTGTCGTCGAGGGTCGTCACGTGGCAGATTCTGCTACAGATCAACTGATTTGGGGCACGATTGGCAATCGCGTGCTCCGCCGATTTCCCTATCGTTGCTCCGCAGGTCGGATCAGCGAGAGGGCGGCGACGTGGTGGGCGAGAGCAGTGCGCGGACGACGGGGTACGCCGCGCTGGCCATGACCGTGGTGCTGTGGTCGTCGTTCGCGCTGACCTCGCGCGGCATCGGTACGTCGAGCCTCACCGATGCCGACGCGGCGCTGATCCGGTTCGTCGTACCGCTGGTTCTGCTGGCGCCGCTGGTGCCGCGGACCGTGCGCGCCCTCGCCCGCGAACGTACGACGACCGTGCTGCTCCTGCTGGCCGGCGGACTGCCGCACTACCTGGTCATGGCGTTCGGCGCCGGCCTGACCAACGCGGGCCTGACCGGGCTGCTCGTGCCGGGCACGGTGCCGCTCTTCGTGACGCTGCTGCTCCTGCGCCGCCAGCGCGTCCCGGCCCGTGCGGTCGCCGCACTCGCGACGATCGTGGCGGGCGTCGTCGCCAGCGCGACGCTGGTCGGGACGGACGGCGGCACCACCGGCATCGTGCTCCTGGTCGGCGCCGGCGCCATCTGGGCCTGCTACACGCTCGGCCTGCAGCGGACCGGCCTGGCGCCGCTCGAGATCGTCGTCGCGGTCTGCGCGCTGTCGGCGCTCGGGGGCCTGGTCCTCACCCTGTCCGGGCTGCTGCCCTCGCACCTGCTGAGCTCGCCGGGCACGGTCCGGGTCGGCGACGTGCTGACCTTCGCCGTGCTCCAGGGCATCGGGACCGGGCTGCTCTCCACGCTCTGCTACGCCCACGCCGTCCGGGCGCTCGGCAGTAGCGTCGCCGCCGTCGGGGGTGCGCTCAGCCCGGTCCTCACCGCCCTCGCGGCGGTCCCGCTCTTCGGCGAGACCATCGGCGGGGGCTTGGGCGTCGCCCTTGCGCTCGTCGTCACCGGTGTCCACGTCTTCAACCGGACGCCCCCAGTCCCCCGGACCACCCGAGCGGCCTGGCCGACCGCGCGCGGCCCACGACCCGGTCCAGCGGCCCTGATGCGCGCCGCCGAGGTCCGGCTCTAGCTGCCACCGAGCACCGCAGTCGTCACCGAGCGCAGCGAGCAATTCAAGCGAACGCCATGGTCAACGGAAATCGTTGACAGGAGATATCTCACATGCCAACATGGCGTATCGCTTGACGTGAATAGGGTTCTGCAAGCGGTCGAGATGTAGATCGACGGTCACGGTGATGCCGAGTGCCCCGGTGGCCGACCTTCTGCTGACGTATCCAACCGTTCGATGCACGCCGTGAATGGCGCGTGACGGACGCTACGTCAGGAAGGAGTCGATCCGAATACCTCACCATCTCTTGCGGCTCATCCCCTTTGGGTCGCACTCGCCGCTCAGTATCCGGGCCGTCGTCGGCCGTTACTGAGAACGCGACCCCCCGTCTCTGATTCGACGTCGTTCCCGCGACGTCTTTTCGTGACGCCCTGAATTTGGGCCCGAGCCTCTTTGGCGACCCAAAAATCCGATCGCTGCCTACAAGTGAGGAACGATGAAGACCATTTCAAAGTTTGTGCTCAGCGGATTGACCGTTGTTCTCGGATTGACCATCAGCGCGTGTGGTTCGGACTCGAACACCGCCGACAAGTCGGCCCGCCAGCCGGTGGAAGGCGTGGCCGACATCGCGGGCTACGCCCCCGACGACGAGGCATGTCAGCGGAACAAGGATGCCGGGAAGATCACCTACATCTCGTCCTACAGCTACGCCGCCAGCGGCTCGATCATGGACGTCTTCATGGCGCGAGACCTGGGCTACTACGACGCCCTGTGCCTCGACGTCGAGATGAACACCGCCGGCGCATCGGGCCAGCAGCTGGTCAACGCCAACAAGGCCCAGTTCACCTCCGTGGGGTCGGCGCCGAGCGTCCTGGACACCGTGGCGAACGCCGACAACATCACCGCGGTGGCGACCTACGGCACCACCGACCCCCACTGCATCCTGGCCAACAAGAGCATCAAGACCCTCAAGGACCTGGAGGGCAAGCGGCTCGGCTACTTCACCCAGGTCGCCCCGGTCGCCCGGGCACAGCTCGCCAAGGCCGGCGTCGACCTGGACAAGGTGAAGTTCACCAAGATCACCAACTACGACCCCACCATCGTCACCCGGGGCACGATCGACGCCGAGATCGCCTACGCGTCGAGCCAGTGCGCCAGCCTCAAGGAGCAGGGCATCGAGTTCAGCGAGTTCCTGCCGGCCGACGCAGGCGTCGAGAGCACCTACAGCGTGATGGAGGTGAACTCGACGTTCCTGAAGGAGCACCGGGAGACCGCCGCCGACTTCATGCGGGCCACGCTGAAGGCGCTCCAGTACTGCCTGGACAACGAGGACAAGTGCGTGGAGCACGTGACCGAGCTGGCCCAGGAGGACAACCAGGGCGACTCGTTCCCGTTGGACCAGCAGAAGCGGACCTGGGCCGTGGAGTCGCAGTGGATCCGGGACAGCACGGTCAAGCCGCTGGGTGCCCACACCCGCGAGGAGTGGGAGGCGGCCGCTGCGCTGACCCTGGAGTTCAGCGACGTCAAGGAGATCCCGGATCTGGACACCGTGGTCGACTTCGACCTGGTCACGGACTTGTACGACGCCGACGACGTGCTGATCTGGCCGGGCGAATGAACGCGGCGCTGACCACCACGGGTGCCGAGGTCCTGGCACGAGGAGTCACCAAGCGGTTCGGCGTCCGGGGCCAACCGGTGACGGTTCTCGATGACGTCGATCTGCGGATCGCCCCGGGCGAGTTCGTCTCGGTGATCGGCCCCAGCGGCTGCGGGAAGTCCACCCTGCTGCGCATCATCGCCGGCCTCCTGGACGCCGACGAGGGCTCGGTCGCGATCAACGGCGAGACAGTTCCCCAGGCGATCCGCCACAAGACGATGGGACTGGTGCCGCAGACCCCGGCCCTGCTGCCGTGGCGCTCGGTGCGCGACAACGTCCTGCTGCCCACGCAGGTGAACACCGCTGCAAACGCGGGCCGCAACCTGTTGGACGTCGACGAGCTGCTCACCTCCTTCGGCTTAGGCAAGGACCTGCGCAAGTACCCGCGGCAGCTGTCCGGTGGCATGCAGCAGCGCGTCGCGATCGCTCGCGCCTTCGTGTTCGACCCACCCGTCCTGCTCATGGACGAGCCGTTCTCGGCCCTGGACGAGATCACGCGCGACCAGCAACGACTGGGGCTCCTGGACTTCTGGCAGTCCAACCGGCGCTCGGTCATGTTCATCACGCACTCGGTCCCCGAGGCGATCCTGCTCTCCGACCGCGTGGTGCTGATGGCGGCTCGACCGGGACGAATCGCCGAGATCACCGAGATCGACCTGCCCCGACCCCGGGACGAATCGGTGTTCCTGAGTCCGCAATTCCGTGAGTACGAGATCCGCATCCGCGAGGGGCTGAGGAGGGTGATGAAGAATGCCGAGCACTGAGAACGTGTCCAGCGCGATCGTGGAGCTGGAGCAGACGCGTCGACCACGTGCCGGGAAGGCCGCCGGAAAGTCCGTGAGGAGTGCGGCGCCCAAGTCTTCCGCCCTGGCGCGGTGGCGTTTCGGTCTCTGGGTTCCGCCCCTGGTCACCTTTGTGCTGCTGGGGATCTCGTGGGAGTACGTGGCCCACTCGAACCCCTTCGTCATCCCGCCCCTGGGCAATGTCGTCGAGAGCATCACCAACGACCCGAGCGCCTACTGGAACAACCTCCTGGTCACCCTGAAAGAGGTGGCGGTCGGAGGCGGGGCCGCGATCGTCCTGGGTTATCTGCTGGCCGTTCTGATGTGCGAGTTCAAGATCCTGGAACGCGCTCTCATGCCGGTCGTGATGGTCATCATGGTGACCCCGGTCATCGCGATCGCTCCGGCCCTGGTGGTGGCCTTCGGATTCGGGATGCTGCCCAAGTACATCGTCACCATCATCGTGGCGATCTTCCCGATCCTGATCAACTCGCTGGCCGGGCTCAGGGCGGTGGACCCGGGCACGCTGGACGTGCTCCGGGTGGTCGACGCGAGCAGGTGGGAGATCTTCTGGAGGCTGCGGTTCCCGGGGAGCATGCCCTACTTCTTCGCCGGGCTGAGGATCGCCATCCCCTTCGCCATCATCGGGGCCGCGGTCGCCGAGTTCGTGGCTGCCGGAGAGGCGGCCGGCTTGGGAGCCATGGTCTCCATCGCCGCATCCCAGGCGAACCTCGAGGTGACCTGGGCCGGGATCTCGATGTTCTGCGTGCTCGGGCTGCTCTTCGTCGCCGCGTTGACGCTCCTGCGCCGTCGGATCTTGTGGTGGGACAACCACGGCCGCGCCCCCAAGTAGTGCCAGAGCCGGCCCGAGGCCCGCGCACACGGGCGGCCGGCAGTGACGTTCAAGAGTCCACACATGAGTGAGAGAAGAAGGTGTTTCGTTGTGAACGACGGAGTCAAGTTCACCAGCATGATCGAGTCCACGAAGGAGGACTGGGACCTCATCACGCCGGGCTGGGCGACCGAGCAGAGCAAGGTGCCCGAGCACGCCCTGCAGATGTTGCGGACCCTGGGGGACGCCAAGGGCGAGTTCCCGATCACCCGGCTCGAGCACTCCCTGCAGACGGCCACCCGCGCCGAGGCAGATGGTCGGGACGAGGAGTACATCCTCTGCGCCTTGCTGCACGACATCGGGGACGTGATGGCTCCGGCCAACCACCCCGACATCGCCGCGGCGATCCTGAAGCCGTTCGTCTCCGAGGCGAACCACTGGATGGTCGCCAACCACGACGTCTTCCAGGGGTACTACTTCTGGCACCACCTCGGGTGGGACCGCAACACCCGGGAGAAGTTCCGTGGCTCCGAGTACTTCGAGTACACCGAGGAGTTCTGCTTCAAGTACGACCAGGCCGCGTTCGACCCGGACTACACGAGTGCCCCGCTGGAGCACTTCGAGCCGCTGGTGCACAAGATCCTGTCCCGCAGGAACTCGTTCTGACCGGTGGGGTCGGGGCTGGCTCGGGCCGGCCCCGCCCCCGCGTGCCGCGCCCCGGCCAGGTGTCGCCGGGGAGCTCGTTCATCACGTTCCGGAGTGGAGGAGGAGAGATGTCGCTGCCTGCGTTCAGGGTCGAGGACCTGCGTGTGTACGACTTCGAGTTCGACGGGTTGCCCCACGCCATGGTGCGGGTGCGACTCGACCAGGGGGTGACGGGATTCGGCGAGGCGAGCGACGGATACGGGTTCGCCCATCCCGGCCTGCTGCGCACGATCGTGCAGGACGTGCTGGCTCCGCTGCTGGGACGACCGGGCCTGGTCTCGGTGCCCCAGGTCGCCGGTCTCCTGAAGTCGGAGCTGCGGCGCCGCCCCGGGCTCGCCGGCCCGGTCGGCCACGCCGTGAGCGCGGTCGAGATGGCCCTGTGGGACGCGGTGGGTCGCCGGGACGGGCGCAGCGTGCGCAGCATGCTGGGCGGCCACCGGGAGCGGCTCGGGGTCTACGCCTCCAGCCACTTCCTCTTCCAGGGCGATGCCGACTGGCACGTGCACCACCTCGAGCCCTGGCTGGCGTGCGGGGTGAGTGCGGTCAAGCTCCGGCTGGGGCTGGACTGGCGTGCGGACCTGGCGACCCTGGCTCAGGTGCGCGAGCGACTGGGGCCGGCGGTCGACGTCTTCGTGGACGGCACCGAGCACTACAGCCTGGACACGGCCCTGCGGGTCAGCCGAGCCCTGGCCGACCTGGGGGTCTCGATGTTCGAGGAGCCCATCCCCCAGGAGCGGCACCTGGGCGTGCAACGGCTGGTGGATCAGTCCGCGGTGGCGATCGGGTACGGCGAGCACTTCGGCATGGCGGGGGACTATGACCGCGCCGTCAGGGACGGGCGTGCCGACGTCCTCCAGCCGGACCCGGCCACCTCCGGCGGGCTGCTCGAGATGGTGCGGATCGGGGAGATCGCCGAGCGGGCCGGCGTCCCGGTGATGCCGCACTCGGCCGCCGGCCCGGTAGCCTTCGCGGCGAACCTGCACGCCTCCAGTGCCCTCACGACGCTCCGCCTGGTCGAGTTCCCCTACTCGATGGCGGCGCCGTGGCACGAGATCCTCGACACGAACCCCTTCACCCTCGAGCACCTGGAAGCAGGTGCGTTCGCGGTGCCGACGGGGCCGGGACTGGGCATCGAGGTGGATGAGGCCGCACTGGTCGAACGCTCCACCCGGGTCGTCGACATCGAGGTGCCGGCCAGCACGGCTGCCTGGACCGACTGGTCCCAGGGCAACGTCTGACCTGCGCTGAAAACGCACGAAGCCCCAGGTGATCACCTGGGGCTTCGTTCACGTGCGCGAGGGGGGAGTTGAACCCCCACGTCCTTTCGGACACACGGACCTGAACCGTGCGCGTCTGCCTATTCCGCCACTCGCGCGTGAAGCCCCGCAAGGTTAGCCCAGTCCGGCCGCCGCACCCAAAACCAGGCCGCACCGACCCCCACCTGCCGACGGTGAGAGGGTGAAGGTCCCGGGGGGACGGGGGCGTCACCGATACGATCGACAGACCCGTCGACGGCGGGACCGTCGAGCGAGCCGTGCGAGAGGAGGGCAGGGACGTGGGGGGTTTGCAGCGCTTCGAGCAGAAGCTCGAGCAGGCGATCTCGGGCGTGTTCGCGCGCACGTTCCGCAGTGCCGTCCAGCCGGTGGAGATCGCGGCGGCCCTCCAGAGGGAGCTCGACAACAAGGCGCAGGTGCTGTCGCGGCAGCGGCGGCTGGTGCCCAACAGCTTCGTGGTGGAGCTCTCCGAGGGTGACCTCGAGCGGCTCTCGCCGTACGACTCGACGCTGGCCGGTGAGCTGGGAGAACAGCTGACCGAGCACGCGGAGCTGCAGTCGTACGTCTTCCCCGGGCCGATCCGGATCGGGTTCGAGTCCGCGGACGACCTGGGGACCGGGCGGTTCCGGGTGCGGAGCCAGGCGGAGGCGGCGGTGACGGGGCACTCCCGGCGCGCCGGGGGACAGCGGACCCGGGCGGTCCTCGAGGTCAACGGCACGCAGCACCCGCTGCAGGCGCCGGGCCTGGTGGTCGGCCGGGGGAGCGAGGCGGACCTGCGGATCAACGATCCCGGGGTGAGCCGGCGGCATGCGGAGTTCCTGATCACGATGGAGCAGGCGGCCGGAGTGGCGCCGGGCGAGGGTCCGGTGCACGTCGAGGTCCATGACATGGGCTCGACCAACGGCATCCGGGTCGATGGGCAGAAGGTCGCGCGGGCGACGCTGCGGGACGGGTCGCGGGTGCAGATCGGGCACACGTCGCTGGTCCTGCGGTTGCTCCAGGAGGCGGACCGAGAGGTGGACGTTGTCTGAGCTGACCCTGTTCCTGGTCAGGATCGCGTATCTGGCGATCCTGTGGATCTTCGTGCTCTCGGCCATCTCGGTGATCCGCTCCGACATGTTCGGGGCGCGGGTCCCGGCGCCGGCCGCGCCCGGCAAGCAACCGAAGCCGCCCAAGACCTCCTCGCCGCGCCGTGGGCAGCCCACGCACGTCGCCGTCGTCCAGGGCGTCAACACGGGCATCACGGCCGACCTGGCGCAGGCGCCGATCCTGATCGGGCGCGGGAACGACGCCGCGATCCGCCTGGACGACGACTACGTCTCCACGCGGCACGCGCGGATCGTGTCCTCCGGCGGCCAGTGGTACGTCGAGGACCTCGGCTCCACCAACGGCACCTATCTCGGCAGCCAGCGGCTCACCCAGCCGGTCCCGGTGGGCCTGGGCTCGCAGATCCGGATCGGGAAGACCATCGTGGAGCTGAGGAAGTAGGGCATGTCCGAACCCGGCAACGAGGCCTCCCCCGACGCGCTGGCCCCGGACGAGACGTCCGGCGCTGCGCCCGAGACGCCTCCCGAGGCGCCGCCCGAGACCGTCGACGTCCCCACGCCGGCGGCCCGGCCGCTGCTCCAGCTCCGCTTCTCCGCGGTCTCCGACGTGGGCCGGGTCCGCAAGGACAACCAGGACTCCGGGTACGCCGGCCCCTGGCTGCTCGCCGTGTGCGACGGCGTCGGCGGCGCGGCCCGCGGTGACATCGCCTCCAGTACGGCGGTTGGCGAGCTCCGCCAGCTCGACGAGCCGCCCGGCTCGGCCGACGTCCTCGACCGGGTCAACGACGGCATCCACGAGGCCCACAACGCCATCGGCGCCCAGGTCGACCACGACCCCGCCCTCAACGGCACCAGTACGACGGCCACGGTCGCCCTCTTCGACGGCAACCGCCTGGCGATCGGCCACGTCGGCGACTCCCGCGCCTACCTCCTGCGCGACGGCGAGCTCTCCCAGCTCACCAACGACCACACCTTTGTCCAGAGCCTCATCGACGAGGGCCGGATCACCGAGGCCGAGGCCCGGGTCCACCCCCACCGCAACCTCATCCTCAAGGCCCTCGACGGCCTGCACGAGGTCGAGCCCGACCTGTTCGCGCTCGAGGTCGTCGCCGGCGACCGCCTGTTCCTGTGCAGCGACGGCGCGTGCGGCGTCCTCGAGGACGACCGGATCACCGAGCTGCTCTCCGACGGCTCCCCCGAGTTCACCGCGATCGAGCTGGTCCGGGCCAGCCTCGACGCCGGCAGCTCCGACAACGTCACCTGCGTCGTCGCCGATGTCGTCGACCCGGCCGCCACCGCGGCGGAGTCCCCCGCCGACCTGCCCGCTCCTCAGGAGCCGCTGGTCGTCGGTGCGGCCGCCGACCTGGGCCGGCGCCGGCCGCGTGCGCTGTTCCGCGGGCACCGCTCCGGTGACACCGGTGAGCTCGAGCCGGTCACCGCCGAGATCCCCGAGGGCATCGACCGGGCGATCCCGGCCGACCCGCCGCTCGACAGCGAGGCGCTGCGCTACGCGCCCCAGCCGCCGCCCCGCTTCGTGTGGGCCCGCCGGCTGCTGGCGGCGGCCGTGGTGATCGGTCTCGGCTGGATCGCCGTCGGTACGGCGTACTGGTGGAGCCAGCAGCAGTACTACATCGGCGAGGACGACGGCCACGTCGTCATCTACCGCGGCCTCAACGTGCCCGGCCTGTCGAGCGTCTACCAGGTCTCCGACCTCGAGATCGAGCAGCTCCGCGACTCCACCCAGGAGCAGATCCGCGGCGGCGACATGATCTTCGACAGCTTCGAGCGCGCCCGCGACGAGGTCACCCGGATCGGCCAGAACGCCCGCC encodes the following:
- a CDS encoding acyl-CoA dehydrogenase family protein — its product is MNRDIYDDDHEAFRASVREFLERSVIPHVEEHQAKKGLPREFWLDAGRNELLGLEIPEEYGGSGAGDYRFNAVLTEELSKVTASLASCWGIHADICAPYLVELGTEEQKQRWLPSIASGETVLAIGMTEPSGGSDLAGLKTTAVRDGDQWVINGSKTFITNGFSADLIITAVRTSPEKKARGITLFAIPADADGFSRGRKLDKVGQDESDTAELFFENVRLGDDHVIGEVDGGFIHMMQKLPQERLGAAISNIAHAKQILVETLQYTKDRQAFGAPIGTFQHNKFLLAELFTQIEVSEAYVDKCVLAHNARELTPVEAAKAKWWTSQVQNEVLDHCVQLHGGYGFMNEYRVARAWRDARVTKIWAGSNEIMKELIGRDLGL
- a CDS encoding lysophospholipid acyltransferase family protein; translation: MLYEVLHTVVPPLARAAWRPRIEGIENVPLTGPVLLASNHLSFADSVVIPIVAPRKVVFLAKAEYFTGSGLRGRLSKAWFEGLGMVPVDRTDTRAALNSLDVALDVLGRGDAFGIYPEGTRSRDGRLYRGRTGVAQLALTAGVPVVPVGLVGTADLQPVDARWPRLAKVTVRFGTPLDFTGRFEGVAPGRARREATDEIMTAIQGLTGQEPAGVYNDLPVEA
- a CDS encoding Lrp/AsnC family transcriptional regulator; this translates as MTTLDDTDRHILLELQLDGRLTNQELADRVGLSPSPCLRRVRALEKAGVITGYRAVVSPEAVGLSITAFVRLTLSSHGTDVVDAVEEELRGVPQIVEAYLLAGDQDYLVKVVVPSFSAYEAFVRDRLRGIPSLASIETTFAFGTTKPVSPLPVDGP
- a CDS encoding DMT family transporter, translated to MVGESSARTTGYAALAMTVVLWSSFALTSRGIGTSSLTDADAALIRFVVPLVLLAPLVPRTVRALARERTTTVLLLLAGGLPHYLVMAFGAGLTNAGLTGLLVPGTVPLFVTLLLLRRQRVPARAVAALATIVAGVVASATLVGTDGGTTGIVLLVGAGAIWACYTLGLQRTGLAPLEIVVAVCALSALGGLVLTLSGLLPSHLLSSPGTVRVGDVLTFAVLQGIGTGLLSTLCYAHAVRALGSSVAAVGGALSPVLTALAAVPLFGETIGGGLGVALALVVTGVHVFNRTPPVPRTTRAAWPTARGPRPGPAALMRAAEVRL
- a CDS encoding ABC transporter substrate-binding protein, with the protein product MADIAGYAPDDEACQRNKDAGKITYISSYSYAASGSIMDVFMARDLGYYDALCLDVEMNTAGASGQQLVNANKAQFTSVGSAPSVLDTVANADNITAVATYGTTDPHCILANKSIKTLKDLEGKRLGYFTQVAPVARAQLAKAGVDLDKVKFTKITNYDPTIVTRGTIDAEIAYASSQCASLKEQGIEFSEFLPADAGVESTYSVMEVNSTFLKEHRETAADFMRATLKALQYCLDNEDKCVEHVTELAQEDNQGDSFPLDQQKRTWAVESQWIRDSTVKPLGAHTREEWEAAAALTLEFSDVKEIPDLDTVVDFDLVTDLYDADDVLIWPGE
- a CDS encoding ABC transporter ATP-binding protein, with the translated sequence MNAALTTTGAEVLARGVTKRFGVRGQPVTVLDDVDLRIAPGEFVSVIGPSGCGKSTLLRIIAGLLDADEGSVAINGETVPQAIRHKTMGLVPQTPALLPWRSVRDNVLLPTQVNTAANAGRNLLDVDELLTSFGLGKDLRKYPRQLSGGMQQRVAIARAFVFDPPVLLMDEPFSALDEITRDQQRLGLLDFWQSNRRSVMFITHSVPEAILLSDRVVLMAARPGRIAEITEIDLPRPRDESVFLSPQFREYEIRIREGLRRVMKNAEH
- a CDS encoding ABC transporter permease, yielding MSSAIVELEQTRRPRAGKAAGKSVRSAAPKSSALARWRFGLWVPPLVTFVLLGISWEYVAHSNPFVIPPLGNVVESITNDPSAYWNNLLVTLKEVAVGGGAAIVLGYLLAVLMCEFKILERALMPVVMVIMVTPVIAIAPALVVAFGFGMLPKYIVTIIVAIFPILINSLAGLRAVDPGTLDVLRVVDASRWEIFWRLRFPGSMPYFFAGLRIAIPFAIIGAAVAEFVAAGEAAGLGAMVSIAASQANLEVTWAGISMFCVLGLLFVAALTLLRRRILWWDNHGRAPK
- a CDS encoding HD domain-containing protein produces the protein MNDGVKFTSMIESTKEDWDLITPGWATEQSKVPEHALQMLRTLGDAKGEFPITRLEHSLQTATRAEADGRDEEYILCALLHDIGDVMAPANHPDIAAAILKPFVSEANHWMVANHDVFQGYYFWHHLGWDRNTREKFRGSEYFEYTEEFCFKYDQAAFDPDYTSAPLEHFEPLVHKILSRRNSF
- a CDS encoding mandelate racemase/muconate lactonizing enzyme family protein, which codes for MSLPAFRVEDLRVYDFEFDGLPHAMVRVRLDQGVTGFGEASDGYGFAHPGLLRTIVQDVLAPLLGRPGLVSVPQVAGLLKSELRRRPGLAGPVGHAVSAVEMALWDAVGRRDGRSVRSMLGGHRERLGVYASSHFLFQGDADWHVHHLEPWLACGVSAVKLRLGLDWRADLATLAQVRERLGPAVDVFVDGTEHYSLDTALRVSRALADLGVSMFEEPIPQERHLGVQRLVDQSAVAIGYGEHFGMAGDYDRAVRDGRADVLQPDPATSGGLLEMVRIGEIAERAGVPVMPHSAAGPVAFAANLHASSALTTLRLVEFPYSMAAPWHEILDTNPFTLEHLEAGAFAVPTGPGLGIEVDEAALVERSTRVVDIEVPASTAAWTDWSQGNV
- a CDS encoding FhaA domain-containing protein, with amino-acid sequence MGGLQRFEQKLEQAISGVFARTFRSAVQPVEIAAALQRELDNKAQVLSRQRRLVPNSFVVELSEGDLERLSPYDSTLAGELGEQLTEHAELQSYVFPGPIRIGFESADDLGTGRFRVRSQAEAAVTGHSRRAGGQRTRAVLEVNGTQHPLQAPGLVVGRGSEADLRINDPGVSRRHAEFLITMEQAAGVAPGEGPVHVEVHDMGSTNGIRVDGQKVARATLRDGSRVQIGHTSLVLRLLQEADREVDVV
- a CDS encoding FHA domain-containing protein FhaB/FipA gives rise to the protein MSELTLFLVRIAYLAILWIFVLSAISVIRSDMFGARVPAPAAPGKQPKPPKTSSPRRGQPTHVAVVQGVNTGITADLAQAPILIGRGNDAAIRLDDDYVSTRHARIVSSGGQWYVEDLGSTNGTYLGSQRLTQPVPVGLGSQIRIGKTIVELRK